The genomic segment GCGTTGACGCCGCAGAAGATATCGTTGGCGCCGAGCACTTCGGCCCAGCCCAGGGCCAGCGACAGCATGATGGTGTTGCGCGCCGGCACGTAGGTGACCGGGATGCCGGTACCGCCGGCCTCGGGCACGTCGATGTCGTCGGTCAGCGCCGAGCCGCCGATGCTGCGCAGGTCCACGTCCACGGTCTTGTGCGCGACCACGCCCTGGGCCTTGGCCACGCGCGCGGCGGCATCCAGTTCGGAGGTATGGCGCTGGCCATAGCGCACGCTCAGGGCATGCACGGCGAAGCCCTGTTCCTGGGCCATGGCGATGACGGCGGCTGAATCCATGCCGCCGGAGAGAAGCACGACTGCCTTCTTCATGGGTAAAACATCCGGTTGGGAGGGGAAAGCCAGCACGCTGTCCCGCGCCGGAGCTACATCAGGGAACGCTGCCCGGGCTCATCGGCCCGGCTCGTCGTTCCACAGGATTTTATGCAACTGCATCTGGAAGCGCACCGGCAGCCGGTCTTCTACGATCCAGTCGGCCAGCTGGCGCGCGGTGATCTCGCCCTTGCTGGGCGAGAAGAACACGGTGCAACGCTTGACCAGCTCGTGCTCGGCCAGCAGGGCCTTGGCCCAGTCGTAATCCTCGCGGCTGCAGATGACGAACTTGATCTGGTCGCGCGCGGTCAGCAGCGGCAGGTTATCCCAGCGGTTGCGCGCCACTTCGGCCGAACCCGGGGTCTTGATGTCGACCACGCGCGATACGCGCGGATCCACTGCACTGACGTCCAGCGCGCCGGAGGTTTCCAGCGAGACGTCCATGCCGGCATCGCACAGCTTCTGCAGCAGCACCAGGCAGCGCTTCTGCGCCAGCGGCTCGCCACCGGTCACGCAGACATGGCGCACGCCCTGGGCCAGCACCTCGGCCACGATGTCGTCGATGTCCCACCAGGTGCCGCCGTGGAAGGCATAGGCGGTGTCGCAATACTGGCAACGCAGTGGGCAGCCGGTCAGGCGCACGAACACGGTCGGCCAGCCGGCGGTATCGGCTTCGCCCTGCAGCGAGGTGAAGATCTCGGTGATCTTCAGGCGTGGCAGCGGCGACTGCACGATGTCGCTGGGGGTGGCGACGGCATTGGACGGGATAACGGCGGTCATGGCGGGTACGTCTTGGTGGGGCACGTGGCGGGGGGCTACCGTGGCCGGTAACGAAAGCAGCCGAGCATGGCCCGGCTCTACAGCAGCGACCGGGCGGCATGGCCCAGCCGGGAGAACGCAGCCCGGCCGGCGTTACGGCAGCCGGAAACGCAAACAGCCGAGCGGGGGCTCGGCTCTACAGGGAACGTATTGTACGCCGGATCAGCGGATCTGCTTGCCCAGCCGGATCGACTGCAGGCGGTCCTGCGCGGTGCGCGCGGCGTCCGAGCCGGGGTATTGCGCCACGACGGTCTCCAGCGTCTGCTGGGCCTGGTCGACCTTGCCCTCGCCATACTGCGAGAGGCCGACCTTGAGCAGGCCGCCAGCGGCCTTGTCGTGGGTCGGATAGCGCGAGAGCAGTTCACGGAACTGGGTCTCGGCCATCGGGAAATTGCGGGTGGCGTAATAGCTCTCGCCCAGCCAGTACAGCGCGTTCGGCGCGTAGACGCCGTTCGGGTACAGCTGCAGGAAGCTCAGGAACAGCTGCGCCGAATCGTCGTACTTGCCGGCCTTCAGCGATTCGAAGGCCACGTTGTACGAGGTGCGCTCGTCGCCGGTGGCGGCCAGGCTGCCGGCATCACCATGGACCGAAGGCGGCCGCTCGGAAGTGGCCGCCGCTGCGGGGGTTGCCGGGGCCGGAGTGGCCTTCGGCGCAGTCGCCGGAACAGGCGGCAGGGCTGGGGCGGCGTTGCCCCCTTCCAACCGGTTCAGGCGGCTGTCCAGGTCCAGGTACTGGTCCTGGGCGGACTGCTTGAGCTGGGCGTTGTCGTGCTGCAACTGCTCGATCGAGGCCTGCAGGCTGGTGACCTGCTGCCGCAGCTGATTGATCTGGTTCAACAGGTCCTGGTTGGCACTGTTGTTGTACATCTGCTGCTCGAGCGCGCCGACACGGTCGGCCAGGCTCTGTCGCTGTGCATGCGCCGGTGCGGCAGCCACGAGGGCTGCCGCAACGACCAGCATCAGTTTGATGCCAATGCGCATGGATTACTGCGCGGTGTAGACGATTTCGACGCGACGGTTCTGCGACCAGCAGGACTCGTTCGACTCGGTGCAGACCGGACGCTCTTCACCGTAGGACACGACGGTCAGCTGCGAAGCCGAGCCACCGTTGGCCTGCAGGGCCGAGTTGACGCCGTTGCCACGACGCTCGCCCAGGGCCTGGTTGTACGCGCGCGAACCGCGCTCGTCGGTGTGGCCCTGCAGGGTGATGCGCGAGGACGGACGGTCACGCAGGTACTTGGCGTGGCACGCCATGATGGCCTGGAATTCCGGCTTCACGTCTTCCTTGTCCAGGTCGAAGTAGACAACGCGCTGGCGCAGGCAAGCGTCGGTGTCCAGGTCGCCCGGGCCGTACAGGCCGGAGGTCGACGGGCCGGTCGGGGTGGTGGTCGAGGTGCCGGTGTCAACCGGGGCTACCGGCTCTTCCTTCACCTTCTTCGAGCAACCGGCCAGGACGGCCACAGACAGCAGGGAAACAAGCAGAACGCGGGTGGACTTGTTCATGGCGATACCTTTGTGGCTCCTAGGCCGATGAGGGGTTCAAGACAGCGAAAATATTAACACTCTTTTAGCGCTGGGTACGGTATGGGGACCATGCCGGTTCGCGCACATCACCATCGGCCAGAACCAGGCGCTGGCGGACCCGCGCATCGGCCGAAACGGCATACAACACACCACGGCCACCTTCGCGGGCGGCGTACAACACCATGCTTGCGTTGGGCGCAAAGCTCGGAGATTCATCCAGCGACCCCGGCGACAGCGTGCTCCAGCGGGGCGAACCCAGCGAGCTGTCCATCATCGCGATCTTGTAGCTGTTGCCCGAACCCTGGGCGACGGCGATCTTCTTGCCATCGTAGGACACGGTGGGCTTGGCGTTGTAGTTGCCCTGGAAGGTCACGCGCTCGGCGCTGCCGCCGCCCGCACCGACCTTGTAGACCTGCGGACGGCCGCCGCGGTCGGAGGTGAAGTACACCGCGCTGCCGTCCGGTGCCCAGGTCGGCTCGGTGTCGATGGCGAAGTGGTTGGTCAGCTGGGTCAGCTGCTTGCTACCCAGGTCCATCACGTAGATTTCCGGATTACCCGAACGCGACAGGGTCAGGGCCAGCTTGCGGCCGTCCGGCGAGAACGCCGGGGCGCTGTTGATGCCGCGGAAGCTGGTGACCAGCTCGCGTGCGCCGGTGGCGATGTTCTGGATGTAGATCGCCGAGTTGCCACGCTCGAAGCTGACGTAGGCCAGCTTGCCGCCATCCGGGCTCCACGACGGCGACAGCAGCGGCTCGGCCGAACGCACGATGGTCTGCGGGTTGTAGCCATCGGAGTCGGCCACCATCAGCGCATAGCGCATGGCGTCGCCCTTGCCGCTGGCGGTCACGTAAGCGATGCGGGTCCAGAAGGCGCCGCGCACACCGGTGATCTTCTCGTAGATGGCATCGGCCATCTGGTGCGCGACGTCGCGCATGGCATTGCCGCGCGCGGTCATCGCCAGGCCCAGCAGGCGCTCGCCCTTGGGCACGTCGAACAGTTCGTACTCGACGCGGTAGGCGCCGGCACCGGCGTCGAGCACGCGGCCGACCACGATGTAGTTCTGCTTCAGCGCGCGCCAAGTGGCGAACTGGATGTCACCGCCGCGGACCGGCTTTTCGACGATCTGCGCTTCCGGCAGCGTGCGGAACTGGCCGGAGCGCTCGAGGTCGGCGCGGACCACGCCGGCGACGTCGGTCTGCGGCGCAGCCGCCGAACCCTGGTAGGGCATCGGCACGATGGTGATCGGCAGCGCGGAGGCATTGCCGCCGATGATGTCGATATCCAGCCCCTTCTGCTGCGCGACGGCAGCGAAAGGCAGCAACAGGGCCGCAAACACGGCAAGCCAGCGAGGCATCTTTTTCATGGAGCGCTCAATAGGGGGAAACCGGAACGAGGGATAGCAAAGCGGAAGTGAACCGCTTCGCAATCATGAACCAAGGGTACGTGAATTCCGGGTCAGTTCCAGCCCGTCCTCTCACGCACCGTTAACGTCGCGGCCACCTTGATGGTGGCCGGGGCCAGCGGCGACCGGACGGCCGCCCTGCCCCGCTCGATCAATCCTGCGCAGTGAAGGTCAGGTTGAGCGTGCGGTTGAACACCGACTCGAAGCCCCGGTACGGCAGCGGCTGGGCATTGAGCACGGCGGCCTCGATCGAGCGCTTGCCGGCCTCGTCATAGGGGCAGTTGGCGCCAACCTTGGCCTGCAGCACCTGGCCACCCGGAATCTGGGTGATCGTCACCTGGCACTTCTGCCCCAGGGGCACGCTGTCCGGACGCGTCCAGGTGTCGCGCACCTTGGCCTGGATGGCCGCAGCGTACTTGGCGGTCAGGTCATCGCTGTTGCCACCGCCACCGGCCGCCGGCTGGGACGCACCACTGGCACCGGCAGCGGCCGTACCGGCGGCATTGCGCGCGGCAGCCACCTGGCGCAGTTTCTGCTCGGCCAGCTTGGCTTCCTTCTCGGCCTGCTCACGCTTGGCACGGATCTCGGCGATCTTCTTCTGCTTCTCGGCCTCGGCCTTGTCCGCAGCCTGACGCGCCTGGTCGGCCAGCTTCTTCTTGGCGTCTTCTTCCTGCTGCTTGGCCAGGCGCAGCTTCTGCTCCGCTTCTTCCTGGCGCTTGCGTTCGGTCAGGTCGATCTGCTCCTGGCGGCGCTTGGCTTCCTGCTCCTGCTTGGCCTTCTCCTGCGAGATGGCCAGCGCGTTGGCTGCTTCCTGGTCCTTGGTATCCGGCTGCGCGACACGCTCCTGCGCCTGTTGCTGCTGCGGTGTCGGCGCGTCCTGCGGGCGCGGCTCGGGAATCGGCTGCGGGGGCGGCACGGTGTCTTCCGGCACCGGGATCGGTTCGGCGACCGGCGGCGGCAGGTCTTCCAGCTTCTCCGACTGGCGCAGCGCCTGGCGCGCGGCGGACGCTTCGGACGCGGACAGCGCCAGGCTGGCCTCGACCGACGGGTCGCCGGCAGCGGCATCGGTGTTGCGCTCGGGCGACCACAGCCAGGCGCCGATGAAGATCAGCGCGACCAGCAGATGCACCAGCACCGCCAGCGCCAGGGGCAGGCCCCAGCCGGGTTCGCGCTGATGCGGAGGTGGCAGGGCGTCAGCGTGCATCGGTGGCCAGGCCTACCTTGTCTACCTTGGCGCGCTTGATCACATCCATCGCGGCGATGACCTTTTCATAGGCCACGGCACGGTCGGCGGCGACGATCACGCGCACGCCCTTGTCCTGGGCGGCGATGCCGGCCAGGCGGCCTTCCAGTTCCTCGGCCGACACCGCGGCCGGTTCCTTGGCGTCGGGCAGCTTCAGGCTGAGCTGGCCGTCCTGGCGTACCGAGACGATCACCGGGTCCTGCTTGCTTTCCAGCGCCTTGGCGTTGGACTGCGGCAGGTCGACGTCGAAGCTCAGGGTGAGCAGCGGCGCGGTGACCATGAAGATGATCAGCAGCACCAGCATGACGTCGATGTAGGGAACGACGTTGATTTCCGATTTCAGCTTGCGGCGCTTGCGGCGACCGATGGCAGCGGACATGGCTTGGACTCCCGGGTCAGGCGCTTACTCGTCGCCAGCGCTCTGGCGCTGCAGGATGGAGCTGAACTCTTCGGCGAAGGTCTCGAACCGCACCGACATGCGCTCCACGCGGGTGGTGAAGCGGTTGTAGGCCCACACCGCCGGAATCGCCACGAACAGGCCGATGGCGGTGGCAAAGAGCGCTTCGGAGATGCCCGGCGCAACGGCGGCGATGCCGGCCTGCGCGCCACTGCTGATCATGTCGTGCATGGTCACCATGATGCCGAACACGGTACCGACCAGGCCCACGTACGGGGCGGTCGAGCCGATGTTGGCCAGCAGTTCCAGGTTGCGCTCGAGCTGGTCCACTTCGCGGGTGTAGGTGGTGCGCATGGCACGCTGCGCGCCTTCCAGCTGCGCACGGCCGTCCAGCCGGCGTTTGTCGCGCAGGCGGGTGTACTCGCGGAAACCGGCTTCGAAGATCGCCTCCAGGCCGCCGACGTTGCGGCTGCGATCGGTGGCCGAGCTGTACAGCTTGCCCAGGTCGGCGCCGGACCAGAAGCGGTTCTCGAACTCGTCGGCTTCGCGGGTGGCCTGCTTGAACACGCGGGCCTTGCGGAAAATGATCACCCAGCTGACGAACGAG from the Stenotrophomonas maltophilia genome contains:
- the queC gene encoding 7-cyano-7-deazaguanine synthase QueC; translated protein: MKKAVVLLSGGMDSAAVIAMAQEQGFAVHALSVRYGQRHTSELDAAARVAKAQGVVAHKTVDVDLRSIGGSALTDDIDVPEAGGTGIPVTYVPARNTIMLSLALGWAEVLGANDIFCGVNAVDYSGYPDCRPEFVAAFQALANLATKSGVEGAGIQVHAPLQFLSKGQIVSEGVRLGVDFGLTVSCYNADANGAACGHCDACRLRAQGFAEAGVADPTLYA
- the queE gene encoding 7-carboxy-7-deazaguanine synthase QueE; its protein translation is MTAVIPSNAVATPSDIVQSPLPRLKITEIFTSLQGEADTAGWPTVFVRLTGCPLRCQYCDTAYAFHGGTWWDIDDIVAEVLAQGVRHVCVTGGEPLAQKRCLVLLQKLCDAGMDVSLETSGALDVSAVDPRVSRVVDIKTPGSAEVARNRWDNLPLLTARDQIKFVICSREDYDWAKALLAEHELVKRCTVFFSPSKGEITARQLADWIVEDRLPVRFQMQLHKILWNDEPGR
- the ybgF gene encoding tol-pal system protein YbgF, translating into MRIGIKLMLVVAAALVAAAPAHAQRQSLADRVGALEQQMYNNSANQDLLNQINQLRQQVTSLQASIEQLQHDNAQLKQSAQDQYLDLDSRLNRLEGGNAAPALPPVPATAPKATPAPATPAAAATSERPPSVHGDAGSLAATGDERTSYNVAFESLKAGKYDDSAQLFLSFLQLYPNGVYAPNALYWLGESYYATRNFPMAETQFRELLSRYPTHDKAAGGLLKVGLSQYGEGKVDQAQQTLETVVAQYPGSDAARTAQDRLQSIRLGKQIR
- the pal gene encoding peptidoglycan-associated lipoprotein Pal, with the translated sequence MNKSTRVLLVSLLSVAVLAGCSKKVKEEPVAPVDTGTSTTTPTGPSTSGLYGPGDLDTDACLRQRVVYFDLDKEDVKPEFQAIMACHAKYLRDRPSSRITLQGHTDERGSRAYNQALGERRGNGVNSALQANGGSASQLTVVSYGEERPVCTESNESCWSQNRRVEIVYTAQ
- the tolB gene encoding Tol-Pal system beta propeller repeat protein TolB, producing the protein MKKMPRWLAVFAALLLPFAAVAQQKGLDIDIIGGNASALPITIVPMPYQGSAAAPQTDVAGVVRADLERSGQFRTLPEAQIVEKPVRGGDIQFATWRALKQNYIVVGRVLDAGAGAYRVEYELFDVPKGERLLGLAMTARGNAMRDVAHQMADAIYEKITGVRGAFWTRIAYVTASGKGDAMRYALMVADSDGYNPQTIVRSAEPLLSPSWSPDGGKLAYVSFERGNSAIYIQNIATGARELVTSFRGINSAPAFSPDGRKLALTLSRSGNPEIYVMDLGSKQLTQLTNHFAIDTEPTWAPDGSAVYFTSDRGGRPQVYKVGAGGGSAERVTFQGNYNAKPTVSYDGKKIAVAQGSGNSYKIAMMDSSLGSPRWSTLSPGSLDESPSFAPNASMVLYAAREGGRGVLYAVSADARVRQRLVLADGDVREPAWSPYRTQR
- the tolA gene encoding cell envelope integrity protein TolA, with translation MHADALPPPHQREPGWGLPLALAVLVHLLVALIFIGAWLWSPERNTDAAAGDPSVEASLALSASEASAARQALRQSEKLEDLPPPVAEPIPVPEDTVPPPQPIPEPRPQDAPTPQQQQAQERVAQPDTKDQEAANALAISQEKAKQEQEAKRRQEQIDLTERKRQEEAEQKLRLAKQQEEDAKKKLADQARQAADKAEAEKQKKIAEIRAKREQAEKEAKLAEQKLRQVAAARNAAGTAAAGASGASQPAAGGGGNSDDLTAKYAAAIQAKVRDTWTRPDSVPLGQKCQVTITQIPGGQVLQAKVGANCPYDEAGKRSIEAAVLNAQPLPYRGFESVFNRTLNLTFTAQD
- the tolR gene encoding protein TolR — translated: MSAAIGRRKRRKLKSEINVVPYIDVMLVLLIIFMVTAPLLTLSFDVDLPQSNAKALESKQDPVIVSVRQDGQLSLKLPDAKEPAAVSAEELEGRLAGIAAQDKGVRVIVAADRAVAYEKVIAAMDVIKRAKVDKVGLATDAR
- the tolQ gene encoding protein TolQ, whose protein sequence is MIATLLALQATVTEALPADVSNAATQTLAQATTGGGINYLELMAKASLPVKIIVLLLLVGSFVSWVIIFRKARVFKQATREADEFENRFWSGADLGKLYSSATDRSRNVGGLEAIFEAGFREYTRLRDKRRLDGRAQLEGAQRAMRTTYTREVDQLERNLELLANIGSTAPYVGLVGTVFGIMVTMHDMISSGAQAGIAAVAPGISEALFATAIGLFVAIPAVWAYNRFTTRVERMSVRFETFAEEFSSILQRQSAGDE